GCAATGACTTCATACATGAACAGGCAGAAGTAGTTGCTGAGAACCAGCAGGTGAGGTAAACAGGTGTGAGCAGCTTTCCTCCTCACGTCTGCACTGCTGCGGTAACAAATGAGAAGGATCCTGGTGTAGGTGAACACGATGAAGATCACAGAAAAACCAACAGAGTCTAGTAAAATTAACGCACCATAAACTGATATTGTTCTTGAAGCTGCACAGAAAAGTTTGTAAATTGTGTTGTTGCAAAAAGTTTGCTTcagagtgaagctgcagaggttTTGATTAGATATCATGATAATTAAAGCCACGATCTGACACAAAGGCAGGAGCCAAGCTGCagccagaaacacacagacggtCGTCCTCCTCATGATGGACTGATAGTGCAGAGGTTTGCAGATAGACACGTATCTGTCGTAGGCCATGGCCGCCAGCAGCAAGAACTCTGAATAGccaaatgaataaaacagcagaaactGGAGCAGACAGGCCTGGTGAGAGATgacctgtgtgtctgacagaaagtccagcagcagctttgggTAGATGTTGGTGCTGAAAAGAACAGAGTTGAGTAACAGAGCAGCGATGAACACGTACATGGGCTCATGGAGGTCTGGCTGTTTCCAGATCaggtaaactacagtacagttactGCACAGAATCAGGATGTACACCAACAAGAAAGTCACAAAGTAAAGGTAGCTGTACTTCTGAAGTTCTATGTGTCCACCTAGAGTTATATATGTCACATTCAGCTCTTCCGCCATGATGATCGTCACCAGTTACTTAGAAAATATCACAGGAACCGATGATTTCATGCTgactgttgcagcagcagtttctCTACAGTTGTTTGTTCTTCTTTGTTCTTCCTCCTatttacttttcttttaaaatgcaCATGCATCCAGACAAAGAGGCCAATTTGCCAGCCCCTCTGGTTTATATTGGACTGATGCAGCCTCCATGGATCTAATTAACCCTCCTGCTACCACTACCACAGCAGCCTCACACACTACCTGTGTAGCCATTAGAAACTCTCAGTTCACCTGGAAATAATGATGTTACACATGTTAGGAAGAATCCAAACACTTCTTTGACGCTAGATTCTCATCTgccctgcctctcgccctcagTTAGCTTGAATGGGATCCAGCACTGCCACGGCCCCCAATGAGAATAaacggtagaaaatggatggctggatagataaaatacaaagataTGTCTGAGTTACAGGACAATGTTTATTTCACTAACATCGGGTCACTTTATCTTGGCAGAACAGTCTCTTCAGATGTTTGTGaatctttttcattttcagtccGTAGATAAATGGATTGAACAGAGGATTATACAGAACCAATTGTAAACTCATGATCAAACGAGCAGTTTTTGGAAACTCGTAATTCAGACGAACTGTGATGACTTCATACATAAACAGGCAGAAGTAGTTGCTGAGAACCAGCAGGTGAGGTAAACAGGTGTGAGCAGCTTTCCTCCTCACGTCTGCACTGCTGCGGTAACAAATGAGAAGGATCCTGGTGTAGGTGAACACGATGAAGATCACAGGGACAATGACAACATTTAACAGAATAAACAAACCGACAACAGTTATGGCTCTAGATGTTACACAGAACAGTTGGTAGATTGAGTTATTACAGAAAATGAATTTCAGAGTGAAGCTGCACAGCTTCTGCTGAGCGCTTAGAGTGGATAATCCAGCCTGTTGACAGGCAGGCAAGAGCCAAGCTGCagccagaaacacacagacggtCGTCCTCCTCATGATGGACTGATAGTGCAGAGGTTTGCAGATGGACACGTATCTGTCGTAGGCCATGGTCGCCAGCAGCAAGAACTCTGAGCTACCCAACAAGTAGATCAGAGAATACTGGAGCAGACAGGCCTGATGAGAGATgacctgtgtgtctgacagaaagtccagcagcagctttgggTAGATGTTGGTACTGAGAAGAACAGAGTTGAGTAACAGAGCAGCTATGAAGACGTACATGGGCTCATGGAGGTCTGTTTTTTTCCAGATCaggtaaactacagtacagttactGCACAGAATCAGGACGTACACCAACAAGAAAGTCATGAAGTAGAGGTACCTGTACTTAGAAACTTCCACATGACCATCTAGAGTTAAATATGTTACATTCAGCTCTTCGTCCATTCAGAAGGTCAAATCTTAGCAACTattaaaacagacagaaaatacTTAAACCAAGCGAACGTTTCACTTTAAAGACTCTTGCATGATTGTGGCTTCTCCACCTGAGATCTTCGGAAGCTTGAGCaagtgaacagctgccttttatCAGACTGCATCACC
This genomic interval from Betta splendens chromosome 21, fBetSpl5.4, whole genome shotgun sequence contains the following:
- the LOC114847272 gene encoding olfactory receptor 11A1-like → MAEELNVTYITLGGHIELQKYSYLYFVTFLLVYILILCSNCTVVYLIWKQPDLHEPMYVFIAALLLNSVLFSTNIYPKLLLDFLSDTQVISHQACLLQFLLFYSFGYSEFLLLAAMAYDRYVSICKPLHYQSIMRRTTVCVFLAAAWLLPLCQIVALIIMISNQNLCSFTLKQTFCNNTIYKLFCAASRTISVYGALILLDSVGFSVIFIVFTYTRILLICYRSSADVRRKAAHTCLPHLLVLSNYFCLFMYEVIAVRLNYEFPKITRLIMSLQLVLYNPLFNPFIYGLKMKEIHKHLKRLFC
- the LOC114846935 gene encoding olfactory receptor 11A1-like; this encodes MDEELNVTYLTLDGHVEVSKYRYLYFMTFLLVYVLILCSNCTVVYLIWKKTDLHEPMYVFIAALLLNSVLLSTNIYPKLLLDFLSDTQVISHQACLLQYSLIYLLGSSEFLLLATMAYDRYVSICKPLHYQSIMRRTTVCVFLAAAWLLPACQQAGLSTLSAQQKLCSFTLKFIFCNNSIYQLFCVTSRAITVVGLFILLNVVIVPVIFIVFTYTRILLICYRSSADVRRKAAHTCLPHLLVLSNYFCLFMYEVITVRLNYEFPKTARLIMSLQLVLYNPLFNPFIYGLKMKKIHKHLKRLFCQDKVTRC